One segment of Brassica napus cultivar Da-Ae chromosome C3, Da-Ae, whole genome shotgun sequence DNA contains the following:
- the LOC106387121 gene encoding UDP-glucuronic acid decarboxylase 3 — MAATSEKQNNSSKPPPTPSPLRSSKFCQPNMRILISGGAGFIGSHLVDKLMENEKNEVIVADNYFTGSKENLKKWIGHPRFELIRHDVTEPLLIEVDRIYHLACPASPIFYKYNPVKTIKTNVIGTLNMLGLAKRVGARILLTSTSEVYGDPLIHPQPESYWGNVNPIGVRSCYDEGKRVAETLMFDYHRQHGIEIRIARIFNTYGPRMNIDDGRVVSNFIAQALRGEALTVQKPGTQTRSFCYVSDMVDGLIRLMEGDDTGPINIGNPGEFTMVELAETVKELINPSIEIKMVENTPDDPRQRKPDISKAKEVLGWEPKVKLREGLPLMEEDFRLRLNVPKN, encoded by the exons ATGGCGGCTACAAGTGAGAAACAGAACAACAGCTCAAAGCCTCCTCCCACGCCTTCTCCTCTCCGCAGTTCCAAGTTCTGTCAG CCTAACATGAGGATCTTGATCTCTGGAGGAGCTGGCTTCATTGGCTCTCACTTGGTTGATAAGCTCATGGAAAACGAGAAGAATGAG GTCATTGTTGCTGATAACTACTTCACTGGATCGAAAGAAAACCTCAAGAAGTGGATCGGTCACCCAAGATTTGAGCTCATTCGTCACG ATGTTACGGAGCCTTTATTAATCGAGGTTGATCGGATCTATCACCTTGCTTGTCCTGCCTCTCCTATCTTCTACAAGTACAACCCCGTCAAG aCTATAAAGACCAATGTGATTGGTACACTGAACATGCTCGGTCTTGCCAAGCGTGTTGGAGCAAG AATCCTGCTCACCTCTACGTCGGAGGTCTATGGAGATCCTCTCATCCACCCTCAACCAGAGAGCTACTGGGGAAACGTCAACCCTATTGGTGTTCGGAGTTGCTACGACGAAGGCAAGCGTGTGGCTGAGACGTTGATGTTTGACTACCACAGACAACATGGCATTG AAATCCGCATTGCTAGAATCTTCAACACGTATGGTCCTAGGATGAACATAGATGATGGGCGTGTGGTGAGCAACTTTATTGCTCAAGCGCTTCGAGGTGAGGCTTTGACAGTTCAGAAACCGGGGACACAGACTCGCAGTTTCTGTTATGTATCAGACATGGTGGATGGACTTATCCGTCTCATGGAAGGAGATGATACTGGCCCTATCAACATCGGTAACCCAG GTGAGTTCACAATGGTGGAACTGGCTGAGACGGTTAAGGAG CTGATTAACCCGAGCATAGAGATAAAGATGGTGGAGAACACACCGGACGATCCAAGACAGAGGAAACCAGACATAAGCAAGGCCAAAGAAGTGTTGGGTTGGGAGCCAAAGGTGAAGCTCAGAGAAGGACTTCCTCTCATGGAAGAAGATTTCCGTCTAAGGCTTAACGTCcccaaaaactga